From a region of the Emcibacter sp. SYSU 3D8 genome:
- a CDS encoding DUF502 domain-containing protein has protein sequence MAKIRNPFKSIGTRAQGWFLTGVLTLIPVWITWVIFTFILDRLSALGRPAARKVTEYLGPMAGWFAGDAMQTALALVLTLAAIMLIGWATSQFIGARLLVLFDRIMQWIPLVEKIYGASKKLLAAMQQKPDGVQRVVLISFPHKDMKVVGIVTRTLTDVDTGEKIAAVYVPTTPVPTSGYLELVPLDRVTSTDWTLDEAMTFIISGGAVSRETINFRHSSGSPISLAEALGETKEP, from the coding sequence ATGGCCAAGATTCGCAATCCGTTCAAATCGATAGGCACCCGCGCCCAGGGCTGGTTCCTGACTGGCGTGCTGACGCTGATCCCGGTCTGGATTACATGGGTGATCTTCACCTTCATCCTGGATCGGCTCTCGGCCCTTGGGCGCCCGGCCGCGCGCAAGGTGACCGAATATCTTGGCCCCATGGCCGGCTGGTTCGCCGGTGACGCCATGCAGACCGCGCTGGCGCTGGTATTGACCCTGGCTGCCATCATGCTGATCGGCTGGGCCACCAGCCAGTTCATCGGTGCGCGGCTGCTGGTGTTGTTCGACAGGATCATGCAGTGGATTCCGCTGGTCGAAAAAATCTATGGCGCCAGCAAGAAGCTGCTGGCCGCGATGCAGCAAAAACCCGACGGCGTGCAGCGCGTGGTGCTCATCTCGTTCCCCCACAAGGACATGAAAGTGGTCGGGATCGTCACAAGAACGCTCACCGACGTGGATACGGGCGAGAAGATCGCGGCCGTCTATGTGCCGACAACGCCCGTGCCGACGTCAGGCTATCTGGAACTGGTGCCGCTCGACCGGGTCACCTCCACCGACTGGACCCTCGACGAGGCCATGACCTTCATCATTTCCGGCGGCGCTGTCTCACGCGAGACCATCAATTTCCGCCATAGCAGCGGGTCGCCCATCTCGCTGGCGGAAGCACTCGGCGAGACCAAAGAACCCTAG
- a CDS encoding PQQ-dependent sugar dehydrogenase — MILRGFALVFVLVAGMANARAAELPLDKLTLPAGFGIAVWAEVDGARSMTVGDGFVVVGTMSSEVFAVPFDKQTFKAGKTVTVTKNLSVANGVALLNGVLYIAEQRRVIRWGNAAFDPAKPAQRPVTIGPDLPDKAHHGWRYMAAGPDGALYVTLGSPCNVCMPEGLEGTIIRLDPDTGKAEKMATGLRNSVGVAFHPVTGAMYFTDNGADMMGDNTPPEELNVLKAKGQNFGFPWYGGGKARTRDFMQQQPPADAQFPVAEFNAHSAALGFAFYTGSMFPASYRNHAIVAHHGSWNRTVPIGYRLMDIQMDAAGKVTGVRPFITGWLDRGRAWGRPVDVKLLPDGSMLVSDDYAGVIYRITYGK; from the coding sequence GTGATTTTGAGAGGGTTTGCACTGGTCTTCGTGCTGGTCGCCGGCATGGCGAATGCGAGGGCAGCCGAGTTGCCTTTGGACAAGCTCACGCTGCCGGCGGGCTTCGGCATCGCTGTCTGGGCCGAGGTCGACGGCGCCCGCTCCATGACAGTCGGTGACGGGTTTGTCGTCGTCGGCACCATGAGCTCGGAGGTCTTTGCCGTGCCGTTCGACAAGCAGACCTTCAAGGCTGGCAAGACGGTCACGGTCACGAAAAATCTGTCGGTGGCCAATGGAGTCGCCCTGTTGAATGGCGTGCTCTACATCGCCGAGCAGCGCCGGGTGATCCGCTGGGGCAACGCGGCATTCGACCCGGCAAAGCCCGCACAGCGGCCGGTGACGATCGGCCCGGATCTGCCCGACAAGGCCCATCACGGCTGGCGCTACATGGCGGCCGGCCCCGATGGCGCACTCTATGTGACGCTCGGTAGTCCGTGCAATGTGTGCATGCCCGAGGGGCTGGAGGGAACCATCATCCGGCTCGATCCCGATACCGGCAAGGCCGAGAAAATGGCAACCGGTCTGCGTAACTCCGTTGGCGTCGCGTTCCACCCGGTTACCGGGGCGATGTATTTCACGGACAACGGCGCGGACATGATGGGCGACAACACGCCGCCGGAAGAACTGAACGTGCTGAAAGCGAAGGGACAGAACTTCGGGTTTCCGTGGTATGGCGGCGGCAAGGCGCGCACCAGGGATTTCATGCAACAGCAACCGCCTGCGGACGCGCAGTTCCCGGTGGCCGAATTCAATGCGCACTCCGCAGCATTGGGGTTCGCGTTCTACACCGGCTCCATGTTTCCGGCGTCCTACAGAAATCATGCCATCGTGGCGCATCATGGGTCATGGAATCGCACTGTCCCCATCGGCTACCGGCTGATGGACATCCAGATGGACGCCGCAGGCAAGGTAACCGGCGTGCGCCCCTTCATTACCGGCTGGCTCGACCGGGGGCGTGCGTGGGGCCGGCCTGTGGACGTGAAACTGCTGCCAGATGGCTCTATGCTGGTGTCCGACGACTATGCCGGCGTCATCTACCGCATCACCTACGGAAAGTAG